The following coding sequences lie in one Arachis hypogaea cultivar Tifrunner chromosome 4, arahy.Tifrunner.gnm2.J5K5, whole genome shotgun sequence genomic window:
- the LOC112797237 gene encoding alpha-galactosidase 1, protein MERRVGYEILVVVVLVTLLNLSLSCVHASANFGNVVDQHRRSLLANGLGTTPPMGWNSWNHFNCQINEKIIRETADALVSTGLSKLGYTFVNIDDCWAELHRDDKGNLVAKKSTFPSGIKALADYVHSKGLKLGIYSDAGYFTCSKKMPGSLGHEFQDAKTFASWGIDYLKYDNCNHDGSKPTDRYPVMTRALMNAGRPIFFSLCEWGDMHPALWGARIGNSWRTTNDINDSWESMISRADMNEVYADLAKPGGWNDPDMLEVGNGGMTKDEYIVHFSLWAISKAPLLLGCDVRNMSKEIVEIITNKEVIAVNQDSLGVQAKKVRMEGDQEIWAGPLSGYRVAVVLLNRGPLRNAITANWDDIGIPQNSVVQARDLWEHQTLKKLFVNKLSATVDPHSCKMYVLKLVA, encoded by the exons ATGGAGAGAAGGGTTGGTTATGAGATCTTGGTGGTGGTGGTTTTGGTGACCCTTTTGAATCTCTCATTGAGTTGTGTTCATGCTTCAGCCAACTTTGGTAATGTGGTGGACCAACACAGAAGAAGCCTTCTTGCTAATGGCCTTGGAACAACTCCTCCTATGGG ATGGAACAGTTGGAATCACTTCAACTGTCAAATTAATGAAAAAATCATCCGGGAAACTG CCGATGCGCTTGTTTCGACTGGTCTTTCAAAGCTTGGATACACTTTTGTAAACATAG ATGATTGCTGGGCTGAGCTACACCGTGACGATAAG GGCAATTTGGTAGCAAAGAAATCTACATTCCCTTCTGGAATCAAAGCTCTTGCAGATTATGTTCATAGCAAGGGTCTTAAGCTCGGAATTTATTCAGATGCAGG GTATTTCACTTGTAGCAAAAAGATGCCTGGTTCACTTGGTCATGAGTTTCAAGATGCCAAGACTTTTGCATCATGG GGTATTGATTATTTGAAGTATGACAATTGTAACCATGATGGATCAAAACCAACTGATAG ATATCCTGTTATGACTCGAGCATTAATGAACGCTGGTCGTCCAATCTTCTTCTCTCTATGTGAATG GGGCGACATGCATCCGGCTTTATGGGGCGCTCGAATCGGAAATAGCTGGAGAACTACAAATGACATCAATGATTCATGGGAAAG TATGATTTCAAGGGCTGATATGAATGAAGTTTATGCTGATCTTGCAAAACCGGGCGGTTGGAATG ATCCTGATATGCTTGAGGTGGGAAATGGAGGAATGACAAAAGATGAATACATTGTTCATTTCAGTTTATGGGCCATTTCCAAG GCTCCTCTTCTTCTCGGTTGCGACGTTCGAAACATGTCTAAAGAGATTGTGGAGATAATCACAAACAAAGAAGTTATTGCAGTTAACCAAG ATTCGCTTGGTGTACAAGCCAAGAAGGTTAGGATGGAAGGTGATCAAGAG ATATGGGCAGGTCCTCTTTCAGGGTATAGGGTAGCTGTTGTGTTGCTTAATAGAGGGCCTCTGCGCAATGCCATCACAGCCAATTGGGATGACATTGGCATTCCCCAAAACAGTGTTGTTCAAGCAAGAGACCTTTGGGAG CACCAGACATTGAAGAAACTATTCGTGAATAAATTGAGTGCTACAGTGGATCCACATTCTTGTAAAATGTATGTCTTGAAGCTAGTAGCTTGA
- the LOC112794393 gene encoding serine/threonine-protein kinase STN8, chloroplastic-like, with protein sequence MSPKFKKIRLDELSPYQNIFDNYLLSAPKILFQVPPLVMMSQSGRSLTDYMTDRNFSSNLESVMFGRVLQGIDSSKRDALIIKQIMRQMIISLKKIHDSGIVHRDIKPANLVVTKQGQIKLIDFGSATDLRIGNNYVPNFTPLDPDYCPPELYVLPEETTSLPPEPVASFRSPILWQLKSPDLFDMYSAGIILLQMAIPTLRSKSALKNFNLELRNCGFDLKKCRSFTRSRFDFRILDGDSGRGWDLATKLISKRDSPASGCLSAAATLRHPYFLLGGDQAALVLSKLSLSIK encoded by the exons atgtcgcccaaattcaaaaaaatcagatTAGATGAGCTTAGTccatatcaaaatatttttgataattatCTTCTATCtgcccccaaaattttgtttcaagttccgccactAGTTATGATGTCACAGAGTGGCCGTTCTCTTACCGACTACATGACGGATCGAAACTTCTCTTCAAACTTGGAATCTGTCATGTTTGGACGAGTCTTGCAAGGGATAGACTCGTCGAAAAGAGATGCCTTGATCATCAAGCAAATAATGCGCCAAATGATTATTTCGCTTAAGAAGATTCATGACTCGGGCATTGTTCACAGGGATATAAAGCCTGCCAACTTGGTGGTTACCAAGCAGGGACAGATCAAACTCATTGATTTTGGTTCAGCTACTGATCTGCGAATCGGAAATAATTATGTTCCCAATTTTACCCCTTTGGATCCTGACTATTGTCCCCCAGAATTGTATGTGCTGCCTGAAGAAACAACCAGTCTTCCTCCAGAGCCAGTTGCATCTTTTCGTTCACCAATATTGTGGCAG TTAAAAAGTCCTGATCTATTTGACATGTATTCTGCTGGGATTATACTCTTGCAAATGGCAATACCAACCTTAAGGTCTAAATCTGCTCTGAAGAATTTCAATTTGGAATTAAGGAACTGTGGATTCGACCTGAAGAAATGTCGGAGCTTTACTCGTAGCCGGTTTGATTTTCGAATCCTTGACGGGGATTCCGGTAGAGGTTGGGACTTAGCAACCAAGCTTATCTCAAAGAGGGATTCCCCGGCGAGTGGATGCTTATCGGCCGCGGCTACTTTGAggcatccttattttcttcttgGTGGTGATCAGGCAGCTTTAGTCCTTTCAAAATTAAGCTTGAGCATAAAGTGA
- the LOC112797233 gene encoding serine/threonine-protein kinase AtPK2/AtPK19, with amino-acid sequence MVSSQLSGLTTAGTYKPKQAQLLFPTSLPENVIIDHIELDFSDVFGPVTVPPSVEVNNIESAAAEYFEESSELVYNEPEIIYTRSHSLVGPSPCVSQSLKLGKLTIQETEDSLELEVLEEDVTGEKVKDIKESSFHNVITKESLQDGGSLMKIHRVSLDDFEILKVVGQGAFAKVYQVKKKGTSEIYAMKVMRKDKILEKNHAEYMKAERDILTQIEHPFVVQLRYSFQTKYRLYLVLDFVNGGHLFFQLYHQGLFREDLARIYAAEIISAVSHLHSNGIMHRDLKPENILLDADGHVMLTDFGLAKQFEDSTRSNSMCGTLEYMAPEIILGKGHDKAADWWSVGILLFEMLTGKPPFCGGNREKIQQKIIKDKIKLPAFLSSEAHSLLKGLLQKEAGKRLGCGPKGIVEIKGHKWFKQINWRKLEAREIQPNFRPDVAGKHCVANFEKRWTDMPVVDSPAASPNGANPFKDFSYVRPAVSFLQRNSPAC; translated from the exons ATGGTTTCCTCTCAGCTTTCTGGTTTGACTACGGCTGGCACATATAAGCCTAAACAGGCTCAGTTGCTCTTTCCTACAAGTCTTCCTGAAAACGTAATCATAGATCACATTGAGCTAGATTTCTCAGATGTCTTTGGTCCGGTTACAGTTCCACCCTCAGTAGAAGTAAATAAtattgaatctgctgctgcagaGTATTTCGAAGAATCTAGTGAGCTGGTTTATAATGAGCCTGAAATCATTTACACTCGTTCACATTCTTTGGTTGGCCCTTCTCCTTGTGTTAGCCAATCATTGAAGCTTGGAAAGCTCaccatacaagaaactgaagattCATTGGAACTAGAGGTCCTAGAGGAGGATGTGACTGGAGAGAAGGTCAAAGACATCAAAGAATCTTCCTTTCACAATGTTATCACCAAGGAATCGTTGCAAGACGGCGGGAGTCTCATGAAGATTCACAGAGTTAGCCTTGATGATTTTGAGATTTTGAAGGTTGTGGGGCAGGgagcatttgcaaaagtatatCAGGTAAAGAAAAAGGGAACTTCTGAAATATATGCTATGAAGGTTATGAGGAAGGACAAAATTCTGGAAAAGAACCATGCTGAGTACATGAAAGCTGAGAGGGATATTTTGACACAAATAGAGCATCCTTTTGTTGTACAACTCAGATACTCATTTCAG ACAAAATATAGATTGTATCTTGTGCTGGATTTCGTGAATGGGGGACATCTTTTCTTTCAACTTTATCACCAGGGCTTGTTCAG AGAGGATCTAGCACGCATATATGCTGCCGAGATCATATCTGCAGTTTCACATCTCCATTCGAATGGAATAATGCACAGGGATCTAAAACCTGAAAATATCTTGCTGGATGCTGATGGCCAC GTTATGTTGACTGATTTTGGTTTAGCAAAGCAATTCGAGGATAGTACAAGATCAAATTCTATGTGTGGAACATTAGAGTACATGGCACCTGAAATTATTCTTGGCAAGGGCCATGATAAGGCTGCTGATTGGTGGAGTGTAGGCATCCTTCTGTTTGAGATGCTTACTGGAAAG CCACCTTTTTGTGGTGGGAACCGTGAGAAAATTCAGCAGAAGATAATTAAAGACAAGATTAAGCTGCCAGCATTTTTGTCTAGTGAGGCGCATTCTCTGTTGAAAGGG CTTCTACAGAAGGAGGCGGGAAAGCGCTTAGGTTGTGGACCTAAGGGGATAGTGGAGATTAAAGGCCACAAGTGGTTTAAACAAATCAACTGGAGGAAGTTGGAAGCAAGAGAAATCCAGCCGAATTTTAGGCCGGATGTAGCCGGGAAGCATTGCGTTGCGAACTTTGAGAAGCGATGGACTGATATGCCTGTGGTCGATTCACCAGCTGCCAGCCCGAATGGTGCCAACCCCTTCAAAGACTTCTCTTATGTGAGGCCTGCGGTCTCCTTCCTTCAAAGGAATAGCCCTGCTTGTTAA
- the LOC140184207 gene encoding protein FAR-RED ELONGATED HYPOCOTYL 3-like → MAIAKYNVTTDNRLANLIWVDGSSRVDYQYFGDVLAFDSTYRKNKYKRPIVIFSGSNNHKQTTIFGFGLLHDESLASYRWMLENLMEIMCRKKPSVVVTDGDKAMIKAVSEVLPESMHLLCAWHVEKNVTSNVQDDDLRGLFIRWLYVDMTTDVFKSEWEQAAEDYGLCQKQWWCQMYEKKEMWASAYLRDKFCAGYRTTSRCEGINAYVIKFSKFSHTILELVQCLDMVAREYRNKEMLL, encoded by the coding sequence ATGGCAATCGCAAAATATAATGTGACTACTGACAATAGGCTAGCGAATCTGATTTGGGTCGACGGATCTAGCAGAGTCGATTATCAATACTTTGGCGATGTGTTGGCGTTCGATTCAACCTACAGGAAAAATAAATACAAGAGACCTATTGTGATTTTCTCTGGATCAAACAATCATAAGCAGACCACCATATTCGGGTTTGGGTTGTTGCATGATGAAAGTCTAGCATCCTATCGGTGGATGCTGGAGAATTTGATGGAGATCATGTGTCGCAAGAAGCCATCTGTAGTGGTTACCGATGGGGACAAAGCTATGATAAAAGCTGTGTCTGAAGTCCTCCCCGAGTCGATGCATCTGTTGTGTGCATGGCATGTGGAGAAGAATGTCACATCGAATGTCCAGGATGATGATTTACGTGGGCTGTTCATAAGGTGGTTGTACGTGGACATGACGACAGATGTATTTAAGTCGGAATGGGAGCAGGCTGCCGAGGACTATGGCCTCTGCCAGAAGCAGTGGTGGTGCCAGATGTATGAGAAAAAGGAGATGTGGGCAAGTGCTTATCTCCGTGACAAGTTCTGCGCGGGGTACCGAACCACATCCCGCTGTGAAGGAATTAACGCATATGTAAtcaagttttccaaattcagcCACACAATTTTGGAGCTGGTGCAATGCTTAGATATGGTTGCCCGTGAATATCGAAATAAGGAAATGCTTCTCTAG
- the LOC112797234 gene encoding mannan endo-1,4-beta-mannosidase 6, protein MKRLQLGTISLVLLLIILTKSSTTNAVEDDSVKNEESDKEEQNHVPNSTSSYGIEIVGEMEEDEWEMVQKRGNQFVLNEKPFYINGFNTYWLMVFAVDESTRGKVTEVFQQASSVGMTVCRTWAFNDAQWRALQKSPSVYDEDVFKALDFVVSEAKKSKIRLILSLANNWEAYGGKAQYVKWGKDAGLNVSSDDDFFSHPTLRTYYKNHVKTVLNRVNTLTNITYKEDPTIFAWELMNEPRCTSDPTGDKLQDWIQEMAFHVKKIDAKHLVEIGVEGFYGPSTPHRTQFNPNSYATQVGTDFIRNHQVLGVDFASAHIYADSWISQQISESHLEFITSWMKSHIEDAEKHLGMPIIFAEFGVSSKDPGYNATYRDNLITSVYKTILNSTKKGGSGGGTLLWQVFPEGTDNMDDGYAIVLSKSPSTSAVVSLQSSRLALFNSMCSSKFQWSCKKKKVIYDPHDEF, encoded by the exons ATGAAGAGATTGCAACTAGGCACAATTTCTTTGGTCCTTCTTCTGATTATTCTTACAAAATCTTCAACTACCAATGCAGTAGAAGATGACAGTGTTAAGAATGAAGAATCTGACAAGGAAGAgcaaaatcatgttccaaattctACCTCAAGTTATGG GATTGAAATAGTGGGggagatggaagaagatgaatgggaAATGGTGCAAAAGAGAGGGAACCAATTTGTGCTGAATGAGAAACCATTTTACATAAATGGATTCAACACATACTGGCTGATGGTGTTTGCTGTGGATGAGTCAACTAGAGGGAAGGTCACTGAGGTGTTCCAACAAGCTTCCTCAGTTGGCATGACCGTTTGTAGGACTTGGGCCTTCAATGATGCCCAATGGAGGGCCCTACAAAAATCTCCATCCGTTTATGATGAAGATGTCTTCAAG gcaCTGGATTTTGTGGTAAGTGAAGCAAAGAAATCCAAGATCAGGTTGATATTATCACTGGCAAACAATTGGGAAGCATATGGTGGAAAAGCACAGTATGTGAAATGGGGAAAAGATGCTGGCCTCAATGTCTCTTCTGATGACGACTTCTTCTCACATCCAACTCTTAGAACCTACTACAAGAACCATGTTAAG ACGGTGTTGAATAGAGTGAACACATTGACAAATATAACATACAAGGAAGATCCAACCATATTTGCATGGGAATTGATGAATGAACCTCGATGCACCTCAGATCCCACTGGTGATAAGCTTCAGGATTGGATACAAGAAATGGCATTCCATGTGAAGAAGATTGATGCAAAGCACCTAGTAGAAATTGGAGTTGAAGGATTTTATGGGCCCTCAACCCCTCACAGAACTCAGTTCAATCCAAATTCATATGCAACACAAGTTGGAACTGATTTCATTAGGAACCACCAGGTTCTTGGTGTTGACTTTGCTTCTGCTCACATATATGCTGACTCTTG GATCTCACAGCAAATTTCCGAAAGCCATCTGGAATTCATAACATCATGGATGAAATCCCACATAGAAGACGCAGAAAAGCATCTGGGAATGCCAATAATCTTTGCAGAATTCGGTGTATCATCAAAGGACCCTGGCTACAATGCAACATACAGAGACAACCTTATAACAAGTGTGTACAAAACAATCTTAAACTCCACAAAGAAAGGAGGAAGTGGCGGCGGAACACTCTTGTGGCAGGTGTTTCCTGAAGGAACTGATAACATGGATGATGGTTATGCTATTGTGCTCTctaagtctccttctacttctgcTGTTGTGTCACTTCAGTCCTCAAGGCTTGCTTTGTTCAATTCAATGTGTTCTTCTAAATTCCAGTGGAGTTGTAAGAAGAAGAAAGTCATCTATGATCCTCATGATGAATTCTAG
- the LOC112797236 gene encoding mitochondrial ATP-independent inner membrane protease subunit 1b, producing the protein MLSKAMGFRNLGLLGSFAKEGLEKAFSLGKFFCFLHVTDTYLVTFVVTSGPSMLPTIDLIPTMFLGERISTRFGKVTRGDIVIIRSPQNPRKLIAKRLAGMEDDTVTYISNPDEPDKQETIVVPKGHVWIQGDNAYKSNDSRNFGAVPYGLIQHRLFWRVWPIKGFGPFWKH; encoded by the exons ATGCTGAGCAAAGCCATGGGATTTAGAAACTTGGGGCTACTTGGATCATTTGCCAAAGAGGGGTTGGAAAAAGCATTCTCTCTTGGAAAGTTCTTCTGTTTTCTACATGTCACCGACACCTATTTGGTCACCTTTGTTGTG ACATCTGGTCCCAGCATGCTTCCCACAATAGATTTGATCCCAACAATGTTTTTGGGTGAAAGGATCTCAACTAGATTTGGTAAAGTTACTCGTGGAGATATTGTGATTATTCGCTCCCCTCAAAACCCTAGGAAGCTTATTGCTAAACGATTGGCTGGAATGGAGGATGATACTGTTACATACATTTCTAACCCTGATGAGCCTGATAAGCAGGAAactattgtg GTTCCAAAGGGTCACGTTTGGATACAGGGTGATAATGCATATAAATCCAATGATTCAAGGAATTTTGGTGCTGTTCCTTATGGACTTATTCAGCACAGGCTATTTTGGAGG GTATGGCCAATCAAAGGTTTTGGACCTTTCTGGAAACACTGA